One Aquisediminimonas profunda genomic region harbors:
- a CDS encoding UDP-N-acetylmuramoyl-L-alanyl-D-glutamate--2,6-diaminopimelate ligase, whose product MRLGTLLGSDDATPVTGFAIDHRKVAPGNIFGAFRGSVVNGEDFIPAAISAGAIAVVADPQASVDGAVHIRDSDPRRAFALLAARYFAPFPETIVAVTGTNGKTSTVELTRQLWRMAGLSAASIGTLGVTTPDERVVTGLTTPDIVTFLSNMAGLKREGVSHVAYEASSHGLHQYRAEGPRVVAGAFTNLSRDHLDYHGDMAAYFTAKLRLFSEVIADDGTAVIWADDDHAHRVVDLARERGLKLIRVGEAGEELRIIERAPTQLGQTLTVEWEGSKHKVNLPLIGAYQAANALTSAALVIATGGDVATTLANLARLQPVRGRLERACITRTGAPVYVDYAHTPDALEAAIAALRPHAKGKLVLVFGAGGDRDTGKRKDMGKIAARDADLVIVTDDNPRSEDPASIRRMILEGAPQATEIGGRREAIASAIAGAGPADIVLLAGKGHEQGQIVGDRVLPFDDVTVARECAA is encoded by the coding sequence ATGCGGCTTGGCACGCTTCTTGGCAGCGATGACGCAACTCCGGTTACGGGCTTTGCCATTGATCATCGCAAGGTTGCGCCCGGCAATATCTTTGGCGCGTTCAGGGGAAGTGTTGTCAACGGAGAGGACTTCATTCCCGCGGCAATCTCTGCCGGTGCCATTGCGGTCGTTGCAGATCCTCAGGCCAGCGTGGACGGTGCCGTTCATATACGCGATTCAGATCCCCGTCGTGCCTTCGCGTTGTTGGCCGCGCGATATTTTGCGCCGTTCCCCGAAACCATTGTCGCCGTGACCGGGACCAACGGGAAAACATCGACGGTAGAACTCACGCGGCAACTCTGGCGCATGGCGGGCCTGAGCGCTGCCTCGATCGGCACATTGGGCGTGACCACACCTGACGAACGTGTCGTGACAGGGTTGACGACGCCAGACATCGTGACCTTCCTGTCGAACATGGCCGGGCTGAAACGCGAAGGCGTCTCGCACGTAGCCTATGAAGCCTCCAGCCATGGATTGCACCAATACAGGGCGGAAGGCCCTCGCGTTGTGGCCGGAGCATTCACCAATCTCAGCCGCGATCATCTCGACTATCACGGGGACATGGCGGCCTATTTCACGGCCAAGCTGCGTCTTTTTTCGGAAGTCATCGCCGATGACGGGACCGCCGTAATCTGGGCCGATGACGATCATGCCCATCGCGTGGTCGATCTTGCGCGCGAACGCGGGCTGAAGCTGATCCGCGTCGGAGAAGCCGGAGAGGAATTGCGCATCATCGAGAGGGCGCCAACCCAACTCGGCCAGACGCTGACGGTCGAGTGGGAAGGATCGAAGCATAAGGTCAACCTGCCCCTGATCGGGGCTTATCAGGCGGCGAATGCGTTGACATCCGCAGCCCTTGTCATTGCAACGGGCGGCGATGTTGCAACGACACTTGCAAATCTTGCCCGGCTGCAGCCAGTCAGGGGGCGGCTCGAGCGCGCCTGCATCACGCGCACGGGCGCTCCGGTCTATGTCGACTATGCCCACACACCCGATGCTCTGGAAGCCGCGATTGCAGCTCTGAGGCCGCATGCAAAGGGCAAGCTCGTCCTCGTCTTCGGCGCGGGCGGCGATCGCGATACGGGAAAGCGCAAGGACATGGGCAAGATTGCTGCGCGCGACGCCGACCTGGTGATCGTCACGGACGACAATCCGAGAAGCGAGGACCCGGCCTCAATTCGCCGCATGATCCTCGAAGGCGCTCCGCAGGCGACTGAAATCGGCGGACGACGCGAGGCTATCGCGAGCGCGATTGCGGGAGCAGGACCGGCTGATATCGTCCTCCTTGCAGGCAAGGGTCATGAGCAAGGCCAGATCGTCGGCGACAGGGTCCTGCCCTTCGACGATGTGACCGTCGCACGGGAATGCGCAGCATGA
- a CDS encoding peptidoglycan D,D-transpeptidase FtsI family protein, which yields MTTLVARPQRTRHAGARQTNILVAHQRLMLLMLLFIVGALVIATRLIWLNFDTGNGRASADAFGLAARGDIVDRNGEVLARTIEAWSIGVHPNKLLGRPEDLAPQLARLMPERTEAEYLAILKSGKNFAYLRPRAMPELVAAVNALGEPAMAYAREPERLYPQTTLAAHVIGYTDFDGRGVMGMERVLNDSFADPLTRGKPVALSIDKRVQAAMESELSAAMIDLQAIGATGLVLDVNTGEIIAMVSLPVFNPNRSGEADPEAMRNNVTQSVYELGSTFKMLTMANAIDTGVITDLGRRVDATAPIEIGRFKISDDHPQRRWLNVPETLVHSSNIATARFADELGAERTEAFFRKLGFDSSPHVELRERGHPLWPQSWGRLTTMTVAYGHGIAVSPLHLASAYAALVNGGIWRPATLMKVQPGQEAKGRRIISARTSMIMRKMFRLVVTEGTGKNADVPGFRIGGKTGTAEKAGVGGYSKTKNVSTFAAAFPMDAPRYVVIAMLDSPKGSATSFGQTTAAYTAAPVVAKVIARTGPMLGVFPDTSREVDLADMMPLLWKGKEEH from the coding sequence GTGACAACCCTCGTCGCCCGGCCGCAACGAACTCGCCACGCTGGCGCGCGCCAGACCAATATTCTCGTCGCGCATCAGCGGTTGATGTTGCTGATGCTGCTGTTCATTGTTGGTGCGTTGGTCATTGCCACACGTCTGATCTGGCTCAACTTTGACACGGGCAACGGTCGCGCCTCGGCTGATGCGTTTGGCTTGGCGGCGCGGGGCGACATTGTTGATCGCAATGGCGAAGTTCTTGCGCGCACGATTGAAGCGTGGTCGATTGGCGTTCATCCGAACAAGCTTCTGGGGCGGCCGGAAGACCTTGCGCCGCAACTTGCGCGGCTGATGCCCGAGCGAACCGAGGCCGAATATCTTGCGATCCTGAAATCCGGCAAGAACTTTGCCTATCTGCGCCCTCGCGCTATGCCCGAACTGGTTGCGGCGGTAAATGCTCTGGGTGAGCCCGCCATGGCCTATGCTCGAGAGCCGGAGCGGCTGTATCCGCAAACAACCCTGGCCGCCCATGTGATCGGCTATACCGACTTTGACGGTCGCGGCGTGATGGGGATGGAGCGCGTCCTGAATGACAGCTTTGCCGATCCGCTCACACGGGGAAAACCTGTTGCGCTTTCGATCGACAAGCGTGTGCAGGCTGCGATGGAAAGCGAACTTTCGGCTGCCATGATCGACCTGCAGGCCATTGGCGCCACGGGCCTCGTTCTCGATGTGAACACCGGCGAAATCATTGCCATGGTCTCGCTGCCGGTCTTCAACCCAAATCGCAGCGGCGAAGCTGATCCCGAAGCCATGCGGAACAATGTCACGCAAAGCGTCTACGAACTGGGCAGCACCTTCAAGATGCTGACGATGGCGAATGCGATCGACACAGGCGTCATTACTGACCTTGGCCGCCGTGTCGATGCGACCGCACCCATTGAAATCGGTCGCTTCAAGATAAGCGATGATCACCCGCAACGGCGCTGGCTCAACGTGCCGGAAACGCTGGTCCACTCGTCCAACATTGCGACTGCACGTTTTGCGGATGAGCTTGGCGCCGAACGCACCGAGGCTTTCTTCCGCAAGCTCGGCTTCGATTCCTCGCCGCACGTTGAACTCAGGGAGCGCGGTCATCCGCTCTGGCCGCAAAGCTGGGGTCGCCTTACCACAATGACGGTCGCTTATGGACACGGCATTGCCGTTTCGCCGCTGCATCTGGCCAGCGCCTATGCCGCACTCGTCAATGGCGGAATCTGGCGCCCGGCGACATTGATGAAAGTGCAACCAGGGCAAGAGGCTAAGGGACGTCGCATCATTTCAGCCCGTACCAGCATGATCATGCGCAAGATGTTTCGCCTCGTTGTGACTGAAGGAACCGGCAAGAATGCCGATGTCCCCGGGTTCAGGATCGGCGGCAAGACAGGGACCGCCGAAAAGGCCGGCGTTGGCGGATATTCCAAGACAAAGAATGTTTCGACATTCGCAGCAGCCTTCCCGATGGATGCACCGCGCTATGTCGTGATCGCCATGCTCGATTCACCCAAAGGAAGTGCAACGTCCTTCGGGCAAACAACTGCGGCTTATACCGCTGCTCCGGTGGTGGCGAAGGTTATCGCCCGCACTGGTCCGATGCTCGGCGTATTCCCGGACACCAGCCGTGAAGTCGATCTCGCAGACATGATGCCACTGCTCTGGAAGGGCAAGGAGGAGCATTGA